Proteins co-encoded in one Fusarium fujikuroi IMI 58289 draft genome, chromosome FFUJ_chr06 genomic window:
- a CDS encoding putative oxidoreductase CipA-like protein: MAQHYAKDQPEGFVNKIERVAIIGAGGSVGKYLAKYLIATGKHTVTAITRKGSTSKFPEGAHTVTVDYDDDNSIVEALRGQQFLAISLSVSAAPGTQEKIIGAAAKAGVPWIMPNCYGIDFTNKSLADENLTGRSVLPGINAVEENGVSSWIAMCCSFWYEFSLAQGPEWYGFDVTGDKKKVTFYDDGNTRINSSTWDQCGRAFAALLSLKVIPDDENDKSPTISQWRNKPLYISSFLISQREMLDSFQRITGTTDKDWEIEYEDSKERWQRGMDLLKKGDHSGLGLAMYARTFYPNGDGNFEAKYGLANEALGLPKEDVDEANKRALKMVEDKYNYFVNRNY; this comes from the exons ATGGCTCAACATTACGCCAAGGACCAGCCTGAGGGCTTTGTAAACAAGATTGAACGAGTTGCCATTATTGGT GCCGGTGGAAGTGTTGGCAAGTACTTGGCCAAGTATCTCATCGCGACAGGCAAGCATACAGTCACTGCTATCACCCGTAAAGGCAGCACCAGCAAATTCCCCGAAGGCGCTCACACTGTCACTGTTGACTACGATGATGATAACTCTATCGTGGAGGCACTTCGAGGCCAGCAGTTCCTCGCAATCTCTCTCTCAGTATCCGCAGCCCCTGGCACCCAAGAGAAGATCATTGGAGCGGCCGCCAAAGCAGGTGTTCCATGGATCATGCCCAATTGTTATGGCATCGACTTCACCAATAAGTCACTCGCCGACGAGAACCTGACCGGTAGAAGTGTGCTCCCAGGAATCAATGCCGTGGAAGAAAATGGTGTATCCTCGTGGATTGCCATGTGCTGTTCCTTCTGGTACGAGTTCTCTCTGGCCCAGGGTCCTGAATGGTATGGTTTCGACGTGACTGGCGACAAGAAAAAGGTTACGTTCTACGACGATGGCAACACCCGGATCAACAGCTCAACCTGGGATCAGTGTGGTCGAGCTTTCGCAGCTCTTCTGAGCTTGAAGGTTATTCCAGACGATGAGAACGACAAGTCACCTACCATTTCCCAGTGGCGAAACAAGCCCCTCTACATCTCCAgctttctcatctctcagCGAGAGATGCTCGACAGCTTTCAACGAATCACCGGTACTACAGACAAGGACTGGGAGATCGAGTATGAGGATTCCAAGGAGCGCTGGCAGCGAGGCATGGACCTTCTTAAGAAGGGGGATCATTCTGGCCTTGGACTCGCTATGTATGCTCGAACGTTCTATCCCAATGGTGATGGAAACTTCGAAGCCAAGTATGGCCTTGCAAATGAAGCTTTGGGTCTACCtaaagaagatgttgatgaagccaacAAGAGGGCTTTGAAGATGGTTGAGGACAAGTACAACTACTTTGTGAACCGAAATTATTAA
- a CDS encoding related to heterokaryon incompatibility protein het-6, which translates to MVYKYDSLLLHGQIRLLKIIPGTQNAVVSSHMSVINLDDNPTYKCLSYTWGEPGGDVTDESWSKPSQTILVDGFEIHIRQNLYNALIALCQSGILGPIWIDALCINQNDIEERNAQVSQMANIYKSAEEVIVWLGHEREYTQTAVACFQRLPITRQELLSDEHIVLRDQALASCSFTDSELLAMTRFFTDHAWFGRTWTLQEMWLARELTFMCGTIYASVDVILAGSSIAHDSYSSRSVTEDIQRTPAITWLMNFTYDLIAKLRKEVDETSPSPLGFEVDYHRARHATDPRDKVYGLLAISDTTTADDYMEPVVADYSKPVRQVFSIAAAHCLLNTTSWRGLSYIGDRSRYRIPDLPSWVPDYTQAIPWRLLQRRSEDTFKTATRQQVCIEYDTNSPYTIYSPYSYFDTITAVTTAYWEDIEGYSQMTEILNLALNPFPVKAFGEDNVLSVLARTLTADQAGIYDYDSYDFVGQFGEMIYGMLWLSISKNPDMVSELLKNPKASLSKALISIGIQDRGDLLSSLLHPYRQLCRTEEQIEPESKPTESQDQSLKARTSLIQLDWGSASHKRSLFRTKKGYLGLAPQTIKVGDEVGILQGAEVPHVFRRVSGSETSLSLVGDAYVYGIMHGELESEDLEFRMVQLV; encoded by the exons ATGGTATACAAATATGACTCCTTGCTACTGCACGGGCAGATTCGACTTCTCAAAATCATTCCTGGAACTCAGAATGCCGTAGTTTCGAGCCATATGAGTGTCATCAACCTTGACGATAACCCAACCTACAAATGCCTGTCATATACTTGGGGGGAGCCGGGTGGAGATGTAACCGATGAGAGTTGGTCGAAGCCTTCTCAGACGATTCTAGTTGACGGATTTGAGATACATATCAGGCAAAACCTTTACAACGCCCTCATTGCGCTGTGTCAATCTGGAATTCTAGGCCCCATATGGATAGATGCTCTTTGCATTAATCAAAACGATATAGAGGAACGAAACGCTCAGGTTTCTCAAATGGCAAATATCTACAAAAGTGCTGAGGAAGTCATTGTATGGCTCGGTCATGAGAGAGAATACACCCAGACAGCAGTGGCTTGCTTTCAAAGATTGCCAATCACCCGCCAGGAGCTCCTTTCAGACGAGCATATCGTCTTGAGGGACCAAGCACTTGCATCGTGCAGCTTCACTGACTCAGAACTGCTAGCCATGACACGTTTCTTCACTGACCATGCATGGTTTGGCCGGACATGGACACTTCAAGAGATGTGGCTAGCTCGAGAGTTGACATTTATGTGCGGAACAATCTATGCTTCTGTGGATGTTATCCTCGCCGGAAGTAGTATTGCACATGATAGTTACTCGTCGAGGAGTGTTACAGAAGACATCCAGAGGACCCCAGCCATTACGTGGCTGATGAACTTCACATACGACTTGATAGCTAAACTGAGgaaggaagttgatgaaaCTTCCCCTTCGCCACTTGGATTCGAGGTCGACTATCATCGTGCGAGGCATGCTACAGATCCCAGAGACAAGGTTTATGGTTTACTGGCAATATCAG ATACCACTACAGCGGATGATTATATGGAACCAGTAGTTGCCGATTATTCAAAACCAGTCCGGCAGGTATTTTCGATAGCTGCAGCACATTGCCTACTCAACACAACAAGCTGGCGAGGGCTAAGCTATATCGGAGACCGCAGTAGATACCGCATCCCAGATCTACCGTCCTGGGTTCCAGACTACACACAAGCTATTCCTTGgaggcttcttcaacgaAGAAGTGAAGATACCTTCAAAACAGCAACTCGCCAACAAGTCTGCATCGAGTACGACACCAACTCACCATACACTATCTACTCGCCATATTCATATTTTGATACGATTACTGCCGTCACAACTGCATACTGGGAAGACATAGAGGGCTATTCCCAGATGACTGAAATTCTCAACCTCGCTCTGAACCCATTTCCTGTCAAGGCGTTTGGAGAAGACAATGTCTTATCAGTACTGGCCAGAACCTTGACGGCAGATCAAGCAGGAATATATGACTATGATTCATATGATTTTGTTGGCCAATTTGGAGAAATGATATACGGTATGCTGTGGCTGAGCATTTCAAAGAATCCAGATATGGTATCCGAACTGCTCAAGAACCCCAAGGCCAGTCTTTCCAAAGCTTTGATTTCGATAGGAATTCAGGACCGAGGAGACTTACTATCAAGTCTACTACACCCTTATCGACAATTATGCAGAACAGAGGAACAAATAGAGCCAGAGTCTAAGCCCACAGAGTCTCAAGACCAGAGCCTCAAGGCTCGAACCTCATTGATACAGCTTGACTGGGGCTCTGCATCACACAAGAGAAGTCTCTTTCGAACGAAGAAAGGATATCTTGGCCTTGCACCACAGACTATTAAGGTCGGTGACGAAGTGGGCATATTGCAAGGCGCCGAAGTTCCGCATGTATTTCGTCGAGTTTCGGGTTCGGAAACATCGTTGAGTCTAGTCGGCGACGCATATGTTTATGGGATTATGCATGGAGAGCTGGAGTCTGAGGACCTGGAGTTCAGAATGGTTCAGCTAGTTTAA
- a CDS encoding probable potassium channel beta subunit protein, whose product MAWTEPRNTGMIYRRLGRSGLHVSAIGLGSWMTYGGYAQDEEAFACMKKAYDLGINFFDTAENYTAGQAEIVMGKAIKHFGWKRSDLVISTKINWGAVNGEILVNNHGLSRKHIIEGLDASLERLQLDYVDIVYAHRPDRLTPMEETVRAFNYLIDNGKAFYWGTSEWSADEIAEAVGIARDLRMIGPIAEQPFYNILIRDRVEGQFQRLYERTGLGITSFSPLKMGVLSGKYNDIVDGKPPKDSRFEASKDNFADFMRGRIGTDDWKEEIDKVRQLKPIADKLGISQAQLGIAWCLKNPNVTSVITGASRPEQLDDTVASLKILDKLTPEIMEEIDAITKNKVELDPARQS is encoded by the exons ATGGCTTGGACTGAACCTAGAAACACTGGCATGATCTACCGTCGTCTCGGTAGATCCGGCTTACATGTCTCTGCGATTGGTCTTGGTAGCTGGATGACCTATGGAGGCTACGCTCAAGATGAGGAGGCATTTGCTTGCATGAAAAAGGCTTACGACCTTGGAATCAATTTCTTCGACACAGCCGAGAACTATACTGCTGGCCAAGCTGAGATTGTCATGGGAAAGGCTATCAAGCACTTTGGCTGGAAGCGCAGCGATTTGGTCATCAGCACGA AGATCAACTGGGGTGCCGTTAATGGAGAGattctcgtcaacaaccATGGGCTTTCGAGAAAGCATATTATCGAAGGTCTAGATGCCTCATTGGAGCGTCTTCAGCTCGACTATGTTGACATTGTCTACGCTCACCGGCCAGATAGACTGACTCCTATGGAGGAGACTGTCCGAGCCTTCAACTACCTGATTGACAACGGAAAG GCTTTCTACTGGGGTACATCAGAGTGGTCCGCTGATGAAATTGCCGAAGCT GTCGGAATTGCTCGTGATCTTAGAATGATTGGACCTATCGCCGAGCAACCCTTCTACAACATCCTTATCAGAGACAGAGTTGAAGGTCAATTCCAACGCCTATATGAGCGCACTGGCCTAGGTATCACCTCGTTCTCCCCCTTGAAAATGGGCGTTCTCAGTGGAAAGTACAACGATATAGTTGACGGCAAGCCACCCAAAGACTCCCGGTTTGAAGCCAGCAAGGACAACTTCGCCGACTTCATGCGCGGCCGTATTGGCACTGATGACTGGAAGGAGGAGATCGACAAGGTTCGGCAGCTGAAGCCCATTGCTGATAAGCTGGGCATCAGCCAGGCTCAACTTGGTATTGCATGGTGTCTCAAGAATCCTAATGTTACCAGTGTAATCACCGGTGCCAGCCGGCCTGAGCAGTTGGACGATACTGTTGCCTCGCTGAAGATTCTTGATAAGCTGACACCAGAGATTatggaggagattgatgCCATTACGAAGAACAAGGTTGAGCTGGATCCTGCTAGACAGAGCTAG
- a CDS encoding choline permease, with the protein MESQTPRDRNVHIDDSAALEQLGHKQELKRNFSKISLLGLAFAILNTWTALSASISLALPSGGPSSVIWGLIVAGICNLCLAAPLAEMLSAYPTAGGQYHWAALIAWPKWSRGISYVTGWINAAGYVVLTATAPLLGSTFVIDSITFMHPTYEAKAWHQFLIYLAFTIIALVINAFATRILPLFNKAAFLWSISGFIIISITVLACAAPDYQSGAFVYGKFINEVGWPDGVSWMLGLLQGAFALTGFDAAAHMIEEIPNARKEGPRIMIWCILIGMLSGFIFLSCLLFVLKDVQTVIESPAGALLQMYFDATNSKAGSICLIVFSIVCMVFTATAIMTTSARMTYAFSRDRGLPFSHIWAKYNDALEVPLNALLWTTAWVIIFGLILLGSSSAFNAITAASVVALGVTYAIPPAIHLLRGGNLLPEDRPFKLSAPVRWVCSLVGIAWAILTTVLFVFPPELPVTATNMNYCIAAFGVILLIAVGTWIVDGRKHYKGPLIEINMDGATLEGASMAETTCTSNPEDDMKNHHA; encoded by the exons ATGGAGTCCCAAACGCCGCGGGACAGAAATGTCCATATTGACGACTCAGCTGCTTTAGAACAGCTCGGCCATAAGCAGGAACTCAAGCGCAACTTTTCCAAGATCTCTCTTCTCGGTCTCGCttttgccatcctcaacacATGGACCGCCTTGTCAGCCTCTATCAGCCTCGCCCTCCCCTCTGGAGGCCCCAGCTCCGTCATCTGGGGTCTCATCGTGGCTGGTATTTGCAACTTGTGTCTAGCTGCTCCCCTGGCTGAGATGTTATCGGCTTATCCTACCGCTGGTGGTCAATATCATTGGGCTGCTCTTATTGCTTGGCCCAAGTGGTCAAGGGGTATTAGCTACGTCACCGGTTGGATCAACGCTGCTGGCTATGTTGTCTTGACGGCAACGGCTCCTCTGCTCGGAAGTACTTTTGTTATTGATTCGATTACTTTCATGCATCCTACCTATGAAGCCAAGGCATGGCATCAATTCCTGATTTACCTGGCCTTCACGATCATCGCCCTTGTCATCAATGCCTTTGCGACACGAATTCTACCTCTATTCAACAAAGCCGCCTTCCTGTGGAGTATCTCgggattcatcatcatcagcataaCCGTTTTGGCCTGTGCTGCTCCCGATTACCAGAGCGGTGCTTTCGTCTATGGAAAGTTTATCAATGAAGTCGGCTGGCCTGATGGCGTCTCTTGGATGCTTGGACTTCTTCAGGGTGCCTTTGCTCTCACCGGATTCGATGCCGCAGCGCATATGATTGAAGAGATCCCTAACGCTCGAAAGGAGGGCCCCAGAATTATGATCTGGTGCATTCTTATCGGCATGCTCTCTGGTTTCATCTTTCTCTCCTGCCTGCTGTTCGTTCTCAAGGACGTTCAAACCGTTATCGAGTCACCAGCTGGTGCTCTTCTGCAAATGTACTTCGATGCCACTAACAGCAAGGCTGGAAGTATCtgcctcatcgtcttctctATCGTCTGCATGGTGTTTACTGCCACTGCTATCATGACCACCAGTGCCCGCATGACCTATGCTTTCAGCCGTGACCGAGGTCTTCCCTTCAGCCATATCTGGGCCAAGTACAACGACGCCCTTGAGGTTCCTCTCAACGCTCTTCTCTGGACTACGGCCTGGGTTATCATCTTCGGTCTTATTCTTCTCGGAAGCTCAAGTGCCTTCAACGCTATTACTGCTGCTTCCGTTGTTGCTCTCG GCGTCACCTACGCAATCCCTCCCGCCATTCATCTCCTCCGCGGCGGAAACTTACTTCCCGAAGACCGACCTTTCAAGCTCAGCGCCCCTGTTCGATGGGTTTGCAGTCTCGTTGGTATTGCTTGGGCCATCCTCACCACCGTCCTTTTCGTATTCCCACCCGAGCTTCCCGTCACGGCTACCAACATGAACTACTGTATCGCTGCTTTTGGAGTCATCCTTCTGATTGCAGTGGGCACTTGGATCGTTGATGGTCGAAAACACTACAAGGGCCCTCTCATTGAAATTAATATGGATGGTGCCACTCTTGAGGGCGCGTCCATGGCCGAGACCACATGCACTTCAAATCCTGAAGATGATATGAAGAACCATCATGCATAA